From the genome of Pristiophorus japonicus isolate sPriJap1 chromosome 18, sPriJap1.hap1, whole genome shotgun sequence:
CTGTGATCTTGGGTCAGACTGCATGGAGCAGAGAACATTTCGTGTGAGTTTCCGCAGGGGGAAGAGGGAACAGAAACTCATACAATATTATAGCTCGGAAATAGCCATTTAGCATATTAAATAGTGTCAGTTCCACTCTCCTCGCTCATGAACACTTTTTTAATATTCCTAATTTTCAAGCAACTTTCTAATCCCCTTTGagtcagaaatttgtgggttcaagtcccactccagggacttgagcaaaaaaaatctaagttgacactccagtgcagtgctgagggaatgctgcactgtcagagatagtggttttcggatgtgacgttaaaccaaggccccatctgctctctgaagtggatgtacaagatcccatggcactatttccaagaagagttggggagttttccccggtgtccaggctaattatccctcaatcaacataacaaaaaacagattatctgctcattatcacatttctgtttgtggtagcttgcttgtgtgcaaattggctgccgcgtttcccacattacaacagtgacgacactccaaaagtacttcattggctgtaaagtgctttgagacgtctggtggttgtgaaaggcgctatataaatccaagtctttttaaaagTATTTGTGGCTTCTGCTTCAAAATTGGTTAGTGGCTGAGAATCCCATCTTCTAACCATGCTCTGTGCAAAGACATGTTTCTACTCTCCCCTTTTGGTGATTatattaaatttatgccctctcatTATTGTCCCAGTGGAAACAGTCTCACTATCTGCCATGTCAACCCCAGTGAATCTGCTCTGCACCTTACCTATAGTTTTTATATTCTTCCTATAatgcggtgcccaaaactgtgcacaatactcctaaCTGCAGCTTCACTAAGGTCCTGGTGAGTTCAACattacctccttgcttttgtatcttATGTCTGTAGATATGAAACCAGGGGTTCTGCTTGCCTTCTGATGCCCTTATCTACTTGCGCTGCCACCTTTTTTAATGACCTGTGGGTATGAACACCAAGTTCCCTCTGCTCCTTTACTCCATTGAAGACTTTGCCCTTTAAGGTGTATTTCCTTTCCATATTCTAATTTCACATTTATTTACACTGGACTGTATCTGCTGCCTATCTGTCCATCTATGTACTGCTCTAGTCTGCaatctcttcctccacccccccaccctctatttaagaacataagaaataggaacaggattagaccatatggcccctcgagcctgctccgccattcaataagatcatggctgatcagatcatggactcagctccacttcctgcccgctccccataaccccttatcctttaagaaactgtctatttctgtcttaaatttattcaatgtcccagcttccacagctctctgaggcagtgaattccacagatttacaaccctctgagagaagaaatttctcctcatctacgtattaaatgggcggccccttattctaagatcatgcccactagttctagtctcccccatcagtggaaactctgcatccaccttgtcaagccccctcataatcttatacgtttcgataattcttctgaattccaatgagtagaggcccaacctactcaacctttcctcaagtcaaacccctcatctccagaatcaatctagtgaaccttctctgaattgcctccaaagcaaatatatcctttcgtaaatatggaaaccaaaactgcacgcagtattccaggtgtggcctcaccaataccctgtatagctgtagcaagacttccctgcttttatacttcattctacttgcaataaaggccaagattccattggtcttcctgatcacttgctgtacctgcatactgtccttttgtgtttcatgcacaagtacccccaggtcccactgtactgcagcactttgtaatctttctccatttacataataacttgttctttgatttttttcctgccaaagtgcatgacctcacactttccaaattatactccatctgccacatttttgcccactcacttagcctatctatgtccttttgcagattttttgtgtcctcctcacacattgcctttccttccatctttgtatcatcagcaaacttggctacgttacactcagttccatcttccaagtcgttaatatagattgtaaatagttggggtcccaacactgatccctgcggcaccgaattagttattggttgccagccagggaatgaaccatttgtcccgactctgttttctgttagttagccaatcctctatccatgctaatatattacccctgtgaacttttatcttgtgcagtaatcttttatgtggcaccttgtcaaatgtcatcAACAAACTTCAGACACTGTCTCCTCAATTCCCAAGTCCAGATATTTAGGTATGCAGTAAATAAGGGCATCCTAAACCCAGACCCCTGGGAAACACTATTCCATTTCATCCCAATCTGAGAAACTTCTTTTTATCCCTGTCCTTTGTTTTTCTTCTACTTTCCCCTTAATTTAATTTCCTATTATCTTTGCCTTATCTCTCTACGGTAGTATCTTATTAAATGCTTCTTGAAGATTAATATCCACTGAATTTCCTTTATTTATCCTCTCCTTTCTTCAAAGAATTCTCTTGAGGTTGGCCAAGCATGAGGCGTCTTTTCGGACTGTGTGCTGACTGACCCCGATTAATTCTTGTTTCTCCAAGTTGCAGTCATTTCATTCCATGCTACAGATTCTAGTATTCATCAACAACTGAAGTGCGGCTAACTCCCTGTAATGATTGGCTTGTCCCAGTCTCCTTGCTTGAAGAGGGGAGTTTGCTCAGGTGAACAGCCAGGCTTGTAGCCAAGAAGGGTTTCAAATTGACTTTTTAtttcaaaaataaaataaaattatgtAATATAATGCAGAAGTTCTAATTGTTTAGACATCATAGCCTCAATTTCTATccctctttccgccccccccccccccccgccccccgccatggATGAGAAAGATttggtgggggtgggagtggggggagttaAAATATCAGGATCGTGCACCTCCTGTGCCTATTCGCGAGCGCTGTAATATTCCTGGTGGTGATTTAGGTCCTGGACACGGCTACTGCTTGAAGTAGACTGAGCGTAATGAATGTGCAAAAGTCAAGGCCCGTTGATGTCATGGCACCACAACTTATTTTTAACCCTTATCCCAGGGAGAGTTCCACCGTCTGCCCCACTGCTGGGTTCTCACTCTGGCCATTGTCGGGTGGGCATCTACAGtcattttatagaatcatagaaatttgcggcacaaaaggaggccatttggcccattgtgtctgcgccggtcgaaaaagagctatctagcctaatccagctttgtagctcttggtctgtagccttgccggttacggcacttcaagtgcacattcaagtactttttcaaatgtgatgagggtttctgcctctaccaccctttcagacagtgagttccaggcccccaccaccctctgggtgaaaaaaattctcctcaactcccctctaatgactttaaatctatgcccctggttattaacATCTCTGCTAGGGGATATAGGTctttcctatgcactctatctaggcccttcataattttatacacctcaattaagtctcccctctgttccaaagaaaacaaccccagcctaatgaatctttcatcatagctaaaattctccagtcctggcaacatccttgtaaatcgcctctgtacctttgctagtgcagtcacatctttcctgtaacatggTGACCGGATCTGTACGCAGTAAATAAGGTCTTCACGTCCATGGCCTTGCCAGGTTCTTGCCCATTTTGGGGATCCCCATTAATATCGGGGCTCCGGTCTCTGACTTGGTTAATAATCTGGTTCCCTGATGGTCGAGTTCAGGCTGTGCAAAGCCAGAAGGTCACCAGTCACTCCTGAGTTTGTGCTGAATGAATTGGAAACGGAAGGAGGTAGATTTAAAATTGCTTGAGTGATGTGGAAACAATTTCTGGTCAACAAATACAGATTGATGTAACTCTGAGGATATTAATAAGGATTTAATTGATTTATCCCAGGGACTGGTGGTAATTAATCTGTACATGTGTGGTTTGCCTCTATTGTGGGCCAGGTTATGAGAATCAAGTGTGGAGGCAAAAAGGCTTTTTTTTAGCTCATTGAGCAAGGTAGGCACGATAGTGAACTGTCGCTAACTTAATCAGCATCATAAAGACAGTACAAGCTGGTTGTGAGGCAAGTGCGTCTTCGAACAGCTGGCTAGGACAAGGTGGTGGGGGATGTGGAGGGGCCACTGTCTTGGGCACTCCTAACCTTCAGGGAGGTTTTTTTGGGgttgtgtgagggtgggggtggtgCAAGTCAGCTGAGATATCGTGATATTGCCTCACTGCTACTTAGAGGCCTGTTGCCTGCTTAGGAGGAAACGATTGAGTCATTCTAAGCCAATCTTGCacatctctctctccatttccattaCAAAGCAGCAGTGAGCTAGGTAGGGTTGTGTCTCCAGCACTCAGCCACAGAATGGTGCTGTGTGATTTAGGGGGCGGGGATTGTTGTTTACAGTAGGGTCGGAACTTCTTGTGGGATTCTGAACACATCCACTGGAACAAGCAGAGCATTAAAATTCCTGGGAACAACATTTTACGCAGAGCTGGAGACCGATGGGGAGGTGGAGAATCTATTGTGTTGCTTGAGCAAGATCAAGAATCTAAATATAATATTTTAAAAGCTTTCTAATTGTGCCGACACTGGGATTGTTCTACGTGCCTCAAAGAAGCTGTGACCACGAGAGAGCAGCTGATGATGGTTTTCTGTTTAACAGGGGCTTTATGTTTCCGTGGCTCTCGCAATCCTACATCTGGAATAATTACGCTGTTCTGGCCATTGGAGTTTGGGCCATCGCTCAGCGAGACTCTGTTGATGCTCTTGGCATGGTGAGTACCTCCAGCCCAACAATTCTTTCCCAGGTGTGGATGCATCTTCCAGTTCAATGTGCTTCAGTtacatccccctccctccatctttgCTGGAATATAGTTCACAGATGCTAACCACCCCTTGATATCTCACCCGAGTGACCATTCTTCACGCGAGTCGAGACAGCAAGTGTTAGCAAACTATTCAGAATAGGGGGAAGCCCACATGATCAGACTTGCACTTCCAGCAGCAGTCTCCGTATAGTCATCAGGAGTGGGGACGATGACTGATTTTTCCAATttaactcccccgcccccccccccacccagcaccGTTGTACCTGCCCAGAAATCAGCTACCGGGGACTGGCCGCTCAGTTGCGACAAAGACCGCTCAGCAGTTTTAGGCGGCGGCTGCCCATCAGCATCTTCTCGGGGCAACTAggaaggggcaataaatgctggtcttaccagcgCTGCCCACATCCTGAGCATCAATGAAAAAAGGAACCTGGAATCTTCCCAGTCTGTGGGTCACCTCACACTTGAGCCATTGAACCTGTGTGACCTTTCACCCTATCCCATAACCAATTGCCAATTTGCAAGATTCTGGCTGCAGTTCAGTGAATTTGTAAGGATTAAAAAAAGATAATTATTTCAGTAAAGCGAGGTGTGTGGGTGTTTTCTTTAGAAAGAGTAAGGGTGAGTCAGAgtatctttctctttctcccccgttgcccccctcctctctcccccgttgcccccctcctctctcccccattgccctcctcctctctctcccccgttctccccccctcctcctctctctccccccccgttccccccctcctcctcctctccccccgttcccccccctcctcctctctctcccccccgttcccctccctcctcctctctttccccccctcctcctctctctcctctctttcccccccctcctcctctctctcccccccgttccccccctcctctctctcccccccgttccccccctcctctctctcccccccccgttcccccccctcctctctctccccccgtccccccccctcctctctctccccccccgttccccccctcctctctctccccccccgttccccccctcctctctctcccccccattcccccctcctctctctcccccccccccccgttccccctcctcctctctcccccctcccgttcccccactcttctctctcccccccgttccccccctcctctctctccccccctccctctctctcccccccgttccccccttcctctctctcccccccgttccccccttcctctctctccccccctttcccccctcctctctctccccccctttccccccctcctctctctccccccctttcccccctcctctctctcccccccgttccccccctcctctctctccccccccgttccccccctcctctctctctccccccgttccccccctcctctctctccccccgttccccccctcctctctctcccccccgttccccccctcctctctctcccccccgttccccccctcctctctctcccccccgttccccccctcctctctctcccccccgttcccccctcctctctctccccccgttccccccctcctctctcttcccccctcctctctctccccccgttccccccctcctctctctcccccccgttccccccctcctctctctctccccccgttccccccctcctctctctctccccccgttcccccctcctctctctctccccccgttcccccctcctctctctctcccccccgttccccccctcctctctctctccccccgttcccccctctctctctctccccccgtcccccctcctccccccctcctctctctctcccccccgttccccccctcctctctctctcccccccgttccccccctcctctctctctcccccccgttccccccctcctctctctctcccccccgttccccccctcctctctctctctccccccgtccccctcctctctctctctcccccccgttccccccctcctctctctctctcccccccgtacccccctcctctctctctctctctcccccccgttcccccctccctctctctctctcccccccgttccccccctcctctctctctctcccccccgtacccccctcctctctctctctctctcccccccgttccccccctcctctctctctctcccccccgttcccccctcctctctctctcccccccgttcccccctcctctctctctccccccccccgttccccccctcctctctctcttccccccccgttcccccccttctctctctcttccccccgttcccccccctcctctctctctccccccccgttcccccctcctctctctcccccccccgttccccccctcctttctctcccccccgttccccccctcctctctctctctccccccccgttccccccctcctctctctctctccccccgttccccccctcctctctctctctcccccccgtacccccctcctctctctctctctctccccccccgttcccccctcctctctctctctcccccccccgttcccccctcctctctctccccccccccgttccccccctcctctctctctccccccccccgttccccccctcctctctctcttcccccccgttcccccccttctctctctcttccccccccgttccccccccctcctcctctctctctccccccccgttccccccctcctctctctccccccccgttccccccctcctttctctccacccccgttccccccctctctctctcctccccccgttcccccaccTCCTCACTCTCTCCATCACCCCACATGTGCTTAACCCATTTCCCATTCCTCTGAAAAGAAGTGGGAGAGATAAATTGTGAATTACAATGACTGCAGCTAGGTGGGAAATAAAGAATTGTAGCAATGGAATGAGCACAAGGCTGTGCTTGCCTCGTACTGTGATTATGTGCGTGTGATGATGCGACTGTTGGGCACGAACAGTCCAAGCACCAATCGCTAATTGCTTGAGTCCAGTGTTGTGCCTGAGGTTTAAAACACTCTCGTTCATCCTGACAGTTACAGTGAGGTCATTATCAACTGACCAGCTCAGCAACAGGACATGTCAAAACATGTTCACATGTACACACAGTAGACATTGTGAGCAATATCCCTGAGGCAGATCTGTCGTGCTGGATTCACAGAGTTTCTTTCACCTCCTGGAATGGTCTAGCACCTCTGGGCTGTGACCCATTCTTAAACTTGGTGCACCTGGGTCAAGGATTACTGCAGAACCATGGTTGGTTAGCCTGCGAATGGTGCATCGAGTTACGAGAGTAAACGTGTGTTGGACACAGTGAGGTCTCCCTTTCGCTTTGCTAGTCCCGTGTTTAGTTCACCGTTACCTGCTGTCATACTGGCAACCAATGTCCTGTGACTGCCTGCTAGTGATTGGATGTTGAATCTGATGTCTTACTTTTTCTTTCAGTATTTATTTGGCGTGCTGATAACAATCCTCACAGATATCATCCACATCGCGATTGGCTACAACCGTTTCGCTGCCGTGCAAAGCGACATTGCATTGAGGGACCAGTTCCGCTTCAGTGTTGGCATGGCAATTTTGAGCCTCCTTCTGAAACCGGTTTCATGTCTCTTTGTGTATCAGATGTACAAGGAACGAGGGGGTGATTGCAACTTAAACATTGGTAAGAGCCTAGCCCACCTGTACTTGTCACTATAACCCTGGGCAACAGTAGCGGGGCAAGATGATGCACTAAAGGAAACCTTGGAGCTTGATAAATCTGCACAGCGAGAAGCACCGATTTGGTGTGTTGTCTTTCCCCACCCCAGTGGCACCTGGTAGAGCAAAGGCGTTGTCATTCTGTACAAACCAGgtgacctccccctctccccccccccccccccccccccccccccaagctccggAGTGGGGAGCTTCTGCCACACCCCCGCAACCTCGCTCCCCAGCATGACCTCATCTAGGAACACATGCTGCACAGCAGATGGGACAGGCTGTATCTTGGCGACAGGCGCAAGTGTAGAATTTGCAACATGCTGGATTTACCTGTGTGCTGCTGTCGTGTCCGCTGAGCAGGTTGCTCTGAGGCTGCAgcaagtcacacacacatacactggggCAAACCTCCTGCTCCCAACAGGTTGGCTGTTACAACAGCATGgggtgcagcacttggcaattataACGTTGTCCAACAGTAATAGCCATTTCTGTTGGGTCTATGCACCAGATTGAATTGAGCGTCAAAGACACAAATCTGATTGGAGTGAGTGAGCGCGCAGATCAGTCCGAtctgttgggtgggtgggtgggaagcacagactctcattggggttgggggggggggtgggggcggtagcCACAAACACAGACTCTTGGAGACAGAGGGCTGGGGGGCATACACTcggtggcggggggaggaggggcatAGACtgagattggagagattcaaatccCAACTGAGCCTAATTATGTCCTTGCCTGAGATCCACACTCTTGTTTGAAATAAGGTGAAACAATTTCATTGTGAATTTCAACAGCTATCTCCCTGTTAATAATTACATCCATGAAAATAATAAAACATTTTCTCAAATTTTGGAGTTTGACAAGTTTGGGCAAACAATGGCTGTGTCCAACGCCCCAAGCCCTCGAGAAGGTCCGTTCCGTGGGTGCAGTATTCAAGAAGCAGTGAATTCATTGTATTCATCTGGGGGAAGGGGCTATATTTTATATAACTGTGCTTAATATTCCTGTTTTATGTTGTACGTGTTCTGTTTTGTTTCTTTAGTTACCTGCTTCTCAACCTTCCGAAGGTGTCATCAAAGCTTATgtttgtgtttttctttctttctttctctctatctctctctctctctctctctctctctctgctctctctgctCTCTCCATCTCAGACCTGGACAGTTCCATTGACAGCAGGTTTACGTGCGATAGCGTTGAATCCACTGCTCGCTATGGTTGCTCCTACTGAACCACCCGTCCCTGCCTCTCCTGCAGTGCGTGTCCACTCTTCCTCCCTTTGCTGCAACCCGCAGCCCTCCTGCTTTGATCGGTGATCTTCCAATAATCACATGATCCCTCCTTGGCTGCTGAAATGTTGCTGCCGTTTTTATCCTGTTATTGTTTATTTGTTCTTTGCAAAGATCCAGATTATTTCAAGTTTGCATTTTTCATTTTTTGTATAACAtttctggatttaaaaaaaatgtatttgtttGTTGTTCATATTCTCTTTGAAATGGAATTTTATCAAAGCTGTGGATATTTGAATGAAGGTTTGTGGTTTGGTTGAGTACCCGTTACGAAGCTTTCCTGGAGGCCCAGTGATTGGCTGACCACATGGATTAGAAATTCACAGGTTCAATCTTGCTCTGTGCTGAGTTTACTAATCTTAGCTGAAGCACTATAGTTTGTCTCGAGGCTCCTGTGTTGGGGAGGATGAaatcagatgacactaaaataggaggCATGGTGAATAATTCTGAGGACTAAAGGAAGCTGCAaggggatattgataagatggtggaATGGGCAAAGAAGTGGCTGATATAATTCAATGTCAATAAGTGTCGGAGGTACATTTTGGTAAACTAATTATACTTTGAGCAAAGATATTCCCCAGCTTTGGTTCTCCAGTACCAactatctccttaaacccctctcccctgctccctcctccCTTACTTCCAACAAATGTCATTAAAATTGAGACCATTCATTTAGCCTTTTCTGCTGCATCCACCTCGATCCCTGAACCCGCGTCTTTCGCTCCTTTTTCCCCTCATGCCCTTTCCGCACTCACCTTGTCCATGAAACCTACTGCTGTTCCCTTAACCCCATTCCcagtaaactgctgaccacccaacttcccttcctggctccttgCAAGTTGACGTCTAAATGGTTCCCTCCTCGGGTActgtctctttttccccccccccacccctttttcaaaactgctgtcatcaccctcccccccccccccccccaccccctgaaaaAAAtcacctttaacccctctctctagAAACCACCACTTTGtctgcaacctccctttcctctccaaagttcttgaatgtgttgtagctcccaaatctgtgcccatcttccacgcaacttcatgtttgaatctctccaatccaggGTTTCTGCCCCTTccccagcactgaaacagcccaaaGTGGCATGGATTTAGGTTgtggtactctctctctctctcctcattctgctcaatctctctctgcagtctttgacactgttgaccacacTATTCTCCTCCGCTGTCCAGTTGAGTAGGGCTGCCCTTGCTTGGTTTCACTTTTGCCTCCAATCATAGCCAGAACATCTCCAGCAATAGTATCTGTTCCTGTTCTTACACCGTTGCCTCTGGAGGCCCCCCAAGAATCTCCCCTtgaccctctcctcctcctcatctacaTACTGTCATCCAAAGACGTGTGGTTCGCTTCCACGTATGTGTTCTCTGATGGCAGCCGACTCTACACCTCCACCACCTCTCCCGATCACTTCACTGCCTctctgttgtcaaactgcttatctgacatccagtattggatgagctgcaatttccctcCAGTTAAGCAATGGGAAGACAAAAGCCATTGTCTTTAGCCTCAGCCTCAACTTCCATACCTTTGCCACTGTTTCAGGTTGCACCTGACTTTTTAACCTCGGTGTCCTATTTGACTTCAAACTGAACTTCTGAacccatatccgctccatcacataGGTCGCCAACTTCCACCCTGTAACGTTGTCTGTCTCCACCCcttcctcagctcacctgctgctgaaaccctcaatcgTGCCGTTGTAACCTCCAGACTCGATTCTTCCAACACTCTACTGGCCAGTCCCCGTGAACTTCAATTCATTCTCAACTCTTCTGCTTATACCCAATCCCAcactaagtcccgttcatccaCCATCCCTGTGCTTATTGACCTACTTTGGTTCTCatgctcatgtttaaatcccttcatggccatgCCCTTCACTATCTCTAATGTTCTCCAGCCATTCAAACCTCCGGGAACTCTGCGTTCCTCTGACTGGCCTATTGTGCATCCCCCTCCCTTTGCCCCATGATTGGGGGCCATGCCTTCAACCGTTTAAGCCCcacaatctggaattctctccctaaacccctctgcctctccacctccatcttatcCTTTAAAACCTCCTTAAAATGCActtttttgaccaagtttttaacTCGCTCCTCCTGATATCTCCTTTGACGGTGTCAATtattgtctgattaca
Proteins encoded in this window:
- the agtrap gene encoding type-1 angiotensin II receptor-associated protein isoform X1, whose amino-acid sequence is MELPAVNLKMIIFVHWLLTTWGFMFPWLSQSYIWNNYAVLAIGVWAIAQRDSVDALGMYLFGVLITILTDIIHIAIGYNRFAAVQSDIALRDQFRFSVGMAILSLLLKPVSCLFVYQMYKERGGDCNLNIGFPDLTGSRDRTSYQTIDGQAPDHQPAASAGIKTPTTVY
- the agtrap gene encoding type-1 angiotensin II receptor-associated protein isoform X3 codes for the protein MFPWLSQSYIWNNYAVLAIGVWAIAQRDSVDALGMYLFGVLITILTDIIHIAIGYNRFAAVQSDIALRDQFRFSVGMAILSLLLKPVSCLFVYQMYKERGGDCNLNIGFPDLTGSRDRTSYQTIDGQAPDHQPAASAGIKTPTTVY
- the agtrap gene encoding type-1 angiotensin II receptor-associated protein isoform X2 yields the protein MIIFVHWLLTTWGFMFPWLSQSYIWNNYAVLAIGVWAIAQRDSVDALGMYLFGVLITILTDIIHIAIGYNRFAAVQSDIALRDQFRFSVGMAILSLLLKPVSCLFVYQMYKERGGDCNLNIGFPDLTGSRDRTSYQTIDGQAPDHQPAASAGIKTPTTVY